The following are from one region of the Parcubacteria group bacterium genome:
- a CDS encoding sigma factor-like helix-turn-helix DNA-binding protein: MVENTNKRNNSQIGEKNSFFDVAEKILVQLPQRAQEILKKRFGLMGDFSVQTLEKIGSDYSITRERVRQIISDAKKSIGKICEEADFQKAENQLFLAVEKKCGIIREEEILTELNPDGSKKEENAMRFLVSYSQKIQAIAHKNRIERSWVTAENVLEKVLKVAKAAEEMLSKNKQLLSDDQISKELVTRLPEFSKKDVLCYLNVLSGVKKNKFGKWGMRNWPEVSPKGSREKIYLVLKEEKAPLHFTQIAKLIEKYKLGTKKVHPQTIHNELIKDERFVLIGRGIYALGEWGYFGGAVKDVLKDILAKSEKPLDREEIVQKVFEVRKVKRTTIMINLNGKNFEKVGSGYRLRR, from the coding sequence ATGGTGGAAAACACAAATAAGCGCAATAATTCGCAAATTGGAGAAAAGAACTCCTTTTTTGATGTCGCCGAAAAAATCTTAGTCCAATTGCCCCAAAGAGCACAAGAGATTCTGAAAAAACGTTTTGGTCTTATGGGCGATTTTTCCGTCCAAACCTTAGAAAAGATCGGCTCTGACTATAGCATAACTAGGGAGCGGGTGCGCCAGATCATTTCTGATGCCAAAAAGAGCATCGGAAAGATTTGCGAAGAAGCAGATTTTCAAAAAGCGGAAAACCAATTATTTTTGGCAGTTGAAAAAAAATGTGGTATAATCAGGGAAGAGGAAATTCTGACCGAGCTGAATCCTGATGGATCAAAGAAAGAAGAAAACGCGATGCGTTTTTTGGTTAGTTATTCCCAAAAGATCCAAGCCATTGCCCACAAGAACAGAATTGAACGGTCTTGGGTGACCGCCGAAAATGTTTTGGAAAAAGTTTTGAAAGTGGCAAAAGCTGCCGAGGAAATGCTGTCGAAAAATAAGCAGCTGCTCAGTGATGATCAGATTTCCAAAGAGTTGGTGACACGTTTGCCGGAATTTTCCAAGAAAGACGTTTTGTGTTATTTGAATGTCCTTTCTGGAGTTAAGAAAAACAAATTTGGCAAATGGGGGATGCGCAATTGGCCCGAAGTCAGTCCGAAAGGCAGTCGTGAAAAGATCTATCTGGTTTTAAAAGAAGAAAAAGCGCCATTGCATTTTACCCAGATTGCGAAATTGATCGAGAAATATAAGCTGGGAACGAAGAAGGTGCATCCGCAAACGATCCACAATGAACTAATCAAGGATGAGCGATTTGTGCTGATCGGCCGAGGCATCTATGCTTTGGGCGAGTGGGGCTATTTCGGTGGAGCAGTGAAGGATGTGCTTAAAGATATTTTAGCGAAGAGCGAAAAACCCTTGGATCGAGAAGAAATTGTGCAAAAAGTTTTTGAAGTACGCAAGGTGAAACGGACTACGATCATGATCAACCTCAATGGCAAAAATTTTGAAAAAGTGGGCAGTGGATATAGATTAAGGAGATAG
- a CDS encoding type IV secretion system DNA-binding domain-containing protein, with translation MSNINFFAKTNFRNQERVFGIKEDDRRRHMYIIGKTGMGKSNLLENMAIQDIRNGKGVCVVDPHGEFAEKMLRAVPANRINDVVYFNPSDTEFPVAFNILEAVDEDKKNLVASGMMGVFKKIWPDVWSSRMEYILNNAILALLDYPGSTLLGVNRMMSDKDYRKRVYTKITDPVVKAFWINEFDKWEDKFRKEAVAAIQNKVGQFLSYTLVRHIIGQPKSTIDMREIMDNQKILIVNLSKGRIGEDAMRLLGGMIITKIQLAAMSRVDIPENDRKDFYLYVDEFQNFATESFSNILSEARKYRLALILAHQYINQLIFDGNATVRDAIFGNVGTIVSFRVGAEDAEALEKEFDPVFLMNDIVNLSKYDIYLKLMIDGIAGDAFSARTLPPADISDTIDGEQKVIAVSRERYGKSRLEVAEKIARWSGMDVGLGFDEFDSSNNNQRAASPARIEQRPARAENTIATSPRVIEERIVPEENVSRESQAPPKIRQNDERKKEEVLIQKDEQRKELFEAICSTCEEKIIVPFKPDPSRKTFCKECLRDYQRARAKVQLQNNPAVRNEAKSSHSAVREELNSSHPAGLLRDSGKISLGQISYIEPRKFKTPKKELNLDKEGIRNIINSSKNNNG, from the coding sequence ATGTCTAATATTAATTTTTTCGCCAAAACCAATTTTCGCAATCAAGAGCGGGTCTTTGGAATAAAAGAAGACGACCGTCGCCGGCATATGTATATCATCGGTAAGACCGGCATGGGAAAATCTAATTTGTTGGAAAATATGGCGATCCAGGATATCCGCAATGGCAAGGGTGTTTGTGTTGTTGATCCACACGGTGAATTTGCCGAGAAGATGCTCCGCGCCGTTCCCGCTAACCGGATTAATGACGTGGTCTATTTCAATCCATCGGACACTGAATTTCCGGTAGCTTTTAATATTTTGGAAGCAGTCGATGAGGATAAAAAGAATCTTGTCGCATCAGGCATGATGGGAGTTTTTAAGAAAATCTGGCCGGACGTGTGGAGTTCGCGGATGGAGTATATTTTGAATAATGCGATTTTGGCGCTTTTGGATTATCCTGGTTCGACGCTCTTGGGAGTGAATAGGATGATGAGTGATAAGGATTATCGCAAAAGAGTCTATACAAAAATTACTGATCCAGTCGTGAAAGCTTTTTGGATCAATGAGTTTGACAAATGGGAAGATAAATTCAGAAAAGAAGCTGTAGCTGCCATTCAAAACAAAGTCGGACAATTTTTGTCCTATACCTTGGTGCGCCATATCATTGGGCAACCAAAATCGACGATCGATATGCGTGAAATTATGGATAATCAGAAAATTCTCATAGTCAATCTTTCCAAGGGACGGATCGGTGAAGATGCGATGCGGCTTTTGGGCGGTATGATTATCACCAAAATTCAACTGGCAGCAATGAGTCGGGTGGATATTCCTGAAAATGATCGAAAGGATTTCTATCTTTATGTTGACGAATTTCAAAATTTTGCCACGGAATCTTTTTCTAACATTCTTTCAGAAGCCAGAAAATACCGCTTGGCTCTGATTTTAGCGCATCAATACATCAATCAATTAATTTTTGATGGCAATGCCACCGTGCGTGATGCGATTTTTGGTAATGTGGGTACCATAGTTTCTTTCCGAGTGGGCGCCGAAGATGCGGAGGCGCTGGAAAAAGAATTTGATCCGGTCTTTCTGATGAATGATATTGTTAATCTGTCTAAATACGATATTTATTTGAAACTGATGATTGATGGCATTGCCGGTGATGCTTTTTCGGCGCGGACATTGCCTCCAGCTGACATTTCCGACACAATTGATGGAGAGCAAAAAGTGATTGCAGTTTCGCGTGAGCGTTATGGAAAATCGCGCTTGGAAGTGGCGGAAAAAATTGCTCGTTGGAGCGGAATGGATGTAGGACTTGGGTTTGATGAATTTGATTCTTCTAATAATAATCAGCGCGCAGCTAGTCCCGCTAGGATTGAACAAAGGCCAGCTCGAGCAGAGAATACGATTGCGACTTCGCCAAGAGTGATTGAAGAACGAATTGTTCCTGAGGAGAATGTCTCAAGGGAAAGTCAAGCCCCGCCCAAAATTAGGCAGAATGATGAGCGAAAAAAAGAAGAAGTTTTGATCCAGAAGGATGAACAGCGGAAAGAACTATTTGAAGCAATTTGTTCAACTTGCGAAGAGAAAATAATCGTACCTTTCAAGCCTGACCCAAGCCGAAAAACTTTTTGCAAAGAATGCTTGCGAGACTATCAGAGAGCGAGAGCGAAGGTGCAGCTACAGAACAATCCTGCCGTGCGAAATGAAGCGAAAAGTAGCCACTCAGCGGTTCGGGAAGAGTTGAACAGTTCTCATCCCGCGGGACTTTTGCGTGATAGTGGAAAAATTAGTCTCGGTCAGATTTCCTATATTGAGCCCAGAAAGTTTAAGACGCCCAAAAAAGAGCTTAACTTAGACAAAGAAGGGATTAGAAATATAATTAATAGTAGTAAAAATAACAATGGGTAG
- a CDS encoding DUF3999 family protein, with protein MKKSILICALFFSIISTGCLADFDLTRWKYYKDISSSGGDMAKITLDDEVFSGATKDLSDLRIIDGNNQEVPFQLVSAKERSKVDRTSVTMINNSFVPGENSQVVLDLGTSGNLVNNLRINTVSENFQRNVKVYGGNDMQAWNTLIDNGYIYDFTDKKANFKSQNTEIYFPNSAYRYIKIEITDENGSPVKINSVDTSNIVQEKTRGNERRPQFKSLEKSDEKLTELVADLGASGIPTDRLSLDTNNMNFNRAILVYASNDENARDWNYLGQGYVFRYSTPKFNGENLTVNFPETNKRLIRIEVINKDDVPLSISALRTFSIYREVIFETKATEKYRLFYGNAKANHPQYDLEKYFQYLEPDKAAQASLGGQKDSPGFVPEQEPLKPLTERIPYLLSGIMTVTSLLLIFLVYKFLKK; from the coding sequence ATGAAAAAATCAATTCTCATTTGTGCATTATTTTTTTCAATTATCTCGACTGGTTGCTTGGCGGATTTTGATCTGACCCGCTGGAAGTACTATAAGGATATATCTTCTTCGGGTGGGGATATGGCCAAGATAACTTTGGATGATGAAGTTTTTTCTGGTGCCACGAAAGATCTGTCTGATTTGCGGATCATCGATGGAAATAATCAGGAAGTGCCGTTCCAACTCGTTTCCGCAAAGGAAAGGTCGAAGGTTGACCGAACTTCGGTCACTATGATCAATAATTCATTTGTGCCAGGAGAAAATTCTCAAGTGGTTTTGGATCTGGGAACTTCCGGTAACTTGGTCAATAACCTAAGGATCAACACTGTTTCAGAAAATTTCCAGAGAAATGTCAAAGTTTATGGCGGTAATGATATGCAAGCGTGGAATACGCTCATAGATAATGGCTATATCTATGATTTTACCGACAAAAAAGCCAATTTCAAGTCTCAAAATACGGAAATTTATTTTCCCAACAGTGCTTATCGCTACATCAAGATTGAAATCACAGATGAAAATGGGTCTCCAGTGAAGATCAATTCGGTGGACACGAGTAATATTGTCCAGGAAAAAACTCGAGGAAATGAGCGTCGTCCACAATTCAAATCTCTTGAAAAGTCGGATGAGAAATTGACAGAGTTGGTGGCGGATTTGGGGGCAAGCGGAATCCCGACTGACCGATTGAGTCTTGATACGAACAATATGAATTTCAATCGGGCGATCTTGGTCTATGCAAGTAATGATGAAAATGCGAGGGATTGGAACTATCTTGGTCAAGGCTATGTCTTTCGTTATAGCACTCCGAAATTCAATGGAGAAAATCTGACTGTAAATTTTCCGGAAACCAATAAGCGTCTTATAAGGATTGAGGTAATTAACAAAGATGACGTGCCTCTGTCAATCTCTGCTCTGCGTACTTTTTCCATCTATCGGGAAGTTATTTTCGAGACTAAGGCAACTGAAAAATATCGCCTATTTTATGGAAATGCAAAGGCCAATCATCCGCAATATGATTTGGAGAAATATTTCCAATATTTGGAGCCGGACAAGGCGGCACAAGCAAGTCTGGGCGGGCAAAAAGACAGTCCGGGTTTTGTCCCGGAGCAAGAACCGCTAAAGCCCCTGACAGAAAGAATTCCCTATCTACTTTCCGGAATTATGACGGTAACTTCCTTGCTTTTAATCTTTTTAGTCTATAAATTCTTGAAAAAATAA
- the tyrS gene encoding tyrosine--tRNA ligase: protein MPKVLKDKKLIDEFLERGVEAIYPSKEAFRKKLMSGERLKIYQGFDPTGPYLHVGHAMGIRALGILQKLGHEVVFLIGDYTAKVGDPDKDTTRKMLTDEEIEKNMSGWKKQASQLIDFGGENPVRFERNYKWLSKLKLNDLIKLMSTITVQRMLERDMFERRIKEGDPIRLHEFIYPLMQGYDGVAMEVDMEIGGTDQTFNMLVGRDLIKSYLGKEKFVRTNKMMDAPDGRTMSKTKGNGINLADSPEDMYGKAMSYSDAHILSGFELLTAVPIKEIEKMKLAMEKGENPMIFKKKMAYEIVKIIKGEESAKKAEAHFEQVFSKKELPIEILEIKVSAGESLIDVLVKNKLATSKADARRKVDQGGIKADNEVIRDWQLKVDKSFDGKILKAGKREFRKMKIG, encoded by the coding sequence ATGCCAAAAGTATTAAAGGACAAAAAACTGATTGATGAATTTTTAGAGCGGGGAGTGGAGGCGATTTATCCTTCCAAGGAAGCTTTTCGCAAAAAACTGATGTCAGGTGAAAGATTGAAAATTTATCAGGGTTTTGATCCGACCGGGCCATATCTGCATGTTGGGCATGCGATGGGCATTCGCGCTCTGGGCATCTTGCAAAAATTAGGTCACGAAGTAGTTTTTCTTATTGGAGATTACACGGCCAAAGTCGGAGATCCAGACAAAGATACGACCAGAAAAATGCTGACAGACGAGGAAATTGAAAAAAATATGTCCGGTTGGAAAAAACAGGCTTCACAATTGATTGATTTTGGCGGAGAAAATCCGGTGCGTTTTGAGCGGAATTATAAATGGCTTTCAAAACTAAAACTGAACGATCTGATCAAATTGATGTCGACTATCACAGTGCAGAGGATGCTCGAACGTGATATGTTTGAACGTCGGATCAAAGAGGGTGATCCAATTCGTTTGCATGAATTTATCTATCCATTGATGCAAGGTTATGATGGCGTAGCGATGGAAGTGGATATGGAAATCGGCGGAACCGACCAAACTTTCAATATGCTTGTCGGGCGCGATCTGATCAAGAGTTATCTCGGCAAGGAAAAATTTGTACGCACGAACAAGATGATGGACGCGCCAGATGGCAGGACGATGAGCAAAACCAAAGGCAATGGAATTAATCTGGCCGATAGCCCAGAAGATATGTATGGCAAAGCGATGTCCTATTCTGATGCGCATATTTTGTCCGGCTTTGAGCTTTTGACGGCTGTGCCGATAAAAGAAATTGAGAAAATGAAACTGGCGATGGAAAAAGGTGAGAATCCGATGATTTTCAAGAAAAAGATGGCCTATGAGATTGTGAAAATAATTAAAGGAGAAGAATCGGCCAAAAAGGCCGAAGCACATTTCGAGCAAGTTTTTTCTAAAAAAGAATTGCCGATAGAAATTTTGGAAATTAAGGTTTCTGCAGGAGAGTCACTGATTGACGTTTTAGTGAAAAATAAGTTAGCGACCAGTAAGGCGGATGCTAGGCGCAAGGTTGACCAAGGTGGAATAAAAGCGGATAATGAAGTAATCCGTGATTGGCAGTTAAAAGTGGACAAAAGTTTTGATGGAAAAATTCTGAAAGCGGGAAAGAGGGAGTTTAGGAAGATGAAGATTGGTTAA
- a CDS encoding DUF2339 domain-containing protein yields the protein MSNENNTSEEIIASLNAIGGALSDLNQKVELQNERILRLEKGDVKIANTATAYAPPPPPPVSAPGSPESNYPGIDFSGSAQPTQQPVAMEKSSMEENIGGTWFARIGMAALVLGASFFLKYAFDNNWIGEVGRVMIGIIVGIILLGLGEKFIRKYFVYGQLLSGGGLAVLYLSIFAAFDFYSLIGQIPAFLMMMLITTVGIILSIRYDAISLIIVSTLGGFFTPFLISTGKNNEAGLFSYILILDLAILAVSIFKKWRWLNVLGFLATMFVFMAWAGEFYRADELPLTMFFLTLFFITYSISSLIYNLVQKEKSSGIEQLLTIMAGSVYFASSYAILDPKYHIFMGFFALILAIYYFLWAYLVRALTPEDDSLYGFLAFLTVGFVTLAIPLQFDGRVITIGWTIEAILLLILGTKTAQNAIKAFGVVVFELAFFRMLFIDSNHGSNDMVLFNKVMLTYLVVIISAYLAAYLFHAYSLEGEDDKNSFLAPKKLVATFLITANFLTIYAISREISYYYDQEIRTVQRQLEKDYAIPKKMDVGSFQPYQTLNVNQEKIKKLQNKSSVSLSLFWLLYGIILVLFGFFSRVKGVRVGGLLLFTLAILKLFFYDLWSMGTLYRIISSMSLGVVLLAISFAYQKYKDKIKEII from the coding sequence ATGTCAAACGAAAACAATACTTCTGAAGAAATAATTGCAAGTCTGAATGCAATTGGTGGTGCCCTCTCAGATTTAAATCAAAAGGTAGAATTGCAGAATGAGCGAATTTTGCGGTTAGAGAAAGGTGATGTGAAAATAGCAAACACAGCTACTGCCTATGCGCCACCGCCACCACCGCCAGTGTCTGCTCCAGGGTCCCCCGAGTCTAATTATCCAGGAATCGATTTTTCCGGATCAGCGCAGCCGACTCAACAGCCAGTCGCTATGGAAAAGTCCAGTATGGAAGAAAACATCGGTGGCACTTGGTTTGCGCGGATCGGAATGGCTGCGCTTGTTCTTGGCGCTTCTTTTTTTCTGAAATATGCTTTTGATAATAATTGGATCGGCGAAGTTGGTCGGGTGATGATTGGTATCATTGTTGGGATTATCCTACTTGGACTTGGGGAAAAATTCATCCGTAAATATTTTGTCTATGGGCAATTGCTCAGTGGTGGTGGTTTGGCCGTGCTTTACCTTTCTATCTTTGCCGCTTTTGATTTTTACTCCCTCATCGGACAGATTCCGGCTTTTTTGATGATGATGCTAATTACGACTGTGGGAATAATTCTCAGCATCCGCTACGACGCAATTTCACTTATCATTGTTTCCACATTGGGCGGTTTTTTTACTCCTTTTCTTATCTCGACCGGAAAGAATAATGAAGCAGGACTTTTTTCCTATATCCTGATCCTTGATCTGGCAATCTTGGCCGTTTCTATCTTCAAGAAATGGAGATGGCTGAATGTTTTGGGATTTCTTGCGACGATGTTTGTTTTTATGGCTTGGGCGGGAGAATTTTATCGGGCCGATGAATTGCCCTTGACGATGTTTTTTCTGACCTTGTTTTTTATCACTTATTCCATCTCATCTCTCATTTATAATTTAGTTCAGAAAGAAAAATCATCCGGCATTGAACAACTGCTGACAATCATGGCAGGTTCGGTCTACTTTGCTTCCAGTTATGCTATCCTCGATCCCAAATATCATATTTTTATGGGATTTTTCGCATTGATCCTAGCTATCTATTATTTTCTCTGGGCCTATCTTGTCCGGGCGCTTACTCCTGAGGATGATAGTCTATATGGTTTTCTGGCTTTTCTAACGGTTGGTTTTGTGACATTGGCGATTCCTCTGCAATTTGATGGTAGGGTAATTACGATCGGCTGGACGATCGAAGCAATTCTCTTGCTCATTCTCGGAACCAAAACGGCTCAAAATGCGATCAAGGCTTTCGGTGTTGTTGTTTTCGAACTGGCTTTTTTCCGGATGCTCTTCATTGATTCTAATCACGGATCAAATGATATGGTACTGTTTAATAAAGTGATGTTGACATACTTGGTTGTGATTATTTCCGCCTACCTAGCTGCCTATCTTTTTCACGCTTATTCCCTAGAAGGCGAGGATGATAAGAATAGTTTCTTGGCGCCGAAAAAATTAGTCGCTACTTTTCTGATTACGGCCAATTTTTTAACCATCTATGCGATCAGTCGAGAAATCAGCTATTACTATGATCAAGAAATTAGGACGGTCCAGCGGCAATTGGAAAAAGACTATGCCATTCCCAAAAAAATGGATGTCGGTTCTTTTCAGCCATACCAAACGCTCAATGTAAATCAAGAGAAGATTAAAAAACTGCAAAATAAGAGCAGTGTTTCGCTTTCTTTGTTCTGGCTTCTCTATGGAATCATTCTGGTTTTGTTCGGATTCTTTTCTCGCGTCAAGGGCGTACGGGTGGGCGGACTTTTGCTTTTCACGCTTGCTATCCTCAAGCTATTCTTCTATGATCTTTGGAGTATGGGGACGCTCTACCGCATCATTTCTTCGATGAGTCTAGGCGTTGTACTTTTGGCTATTTCTTTCGCATATCAAAAATATAAGGACAAGATCAAAGAAATAATTTAA
- the mnmA gene encoding tRNA 2-thiouridine(34) synthase MnmA, giving the protein MTIRQKKVLVGMSGGVDSSVSCALLKNMGYAVSAAFLLFWDVEEKIKKALSDARIVCESLNIPLTVIDARADFKKTVIEYFLAEYVCGKTPNPCVHCNAQLKFRLLLEMAKKMEIDLVATGHYARLKNVKAGNRISYELLPGNDGKKDQSYFLYRLGQKELARIIFPLGEYQKADVRKLAEKFGLPVFDKIDSQDVCFMADNNLERFLAKNINLKKGKIIDTEGQLLGKHRGLPLYTIGQRKGIEIGGTGPYFVVAKDMKKNNLIVANDLKHLAIARKAIKLLDVVWTRGITPKFPLAVLARTRYHNPLVCAIVKSDKGEKTCQVKFDVPQKAISPGQSVVFYGKDGEVLGGGVIT; this is encoded by the coding sequence ATGACTATACGACAAAAAAAAGTTCTAGTCGGAATGTCTGGTGGTGTGGATTCCTCAGTTTCTTGTGCGCTATTAAAGAACATGGGATACGCTGTAAGTGCGGCTTTTTTGCTTTTTTGGGACGTGGAAGAAAAAATAAAAAAAGCACTGTCTGATGCAAGAATTGTCTGTGAATCTTTGAACATCCCTCTGACAGTTATTGATGCGCGCGCGGACTTTAAAAAAACCGTAATTGAATATTTTCTTGCTGAGTATGTATGCGGTAAAACTCCCAATCCTTGCGTCCATTGTAATGCTCAGCTGAAATTCAGATTGCTCCTAGAAATGGCTAAGAAAATGGAAATAGATCTTGTGGCGACGGGTCATTATGCTCGGCTTAAAAATGTTAAGGCTGGTAATAGAATAAGTTATGAATTATTACCGGGAAATGATGGAAAAAAGGATCAGTCATATTTCCTTTATCGCTTAGGCCAAAAAGAATTGGCGCGGATTATTTTTCCCCTTGGTGAATATCAAAAAGCTGATGTGCGGAAATTGGCGGAAAAATTTGGTTTGCCGGTTTTTGATAAAATTGATTCGCAAGATGTCTGTTTTATGGCGGATAATAACTTGGAGAGATTTTTGGCGAAAAACATAAATCTAAAAAAGGGGAAAATCATCGATACTGAAGGACAGTTGCTTGGTAAGCATCGCGGATTGCCACTTTACACGATCGGGCAGAGAAAGGGAATTGAGATTGGTGGAACAGGACCATATTTTGTTGTGGCCAAAGACATGAAAAAAAATAATTTGATCGTGGCTAATGATTTGAAACACTTGGCAATTGCGCGAAAAGCGATTAAATTATTAGACGTTGTTTGGACAAGAGGTATCACACCAAAGTTTCCCCTGGCTGTTTTAGCGCGGACGCGCTATCATAATCCGCTTGTTTGTGCTATAGTTAAAAGTGATAAAGGTGAAAAAACTTGCCAGGTAAAATTTGATGTACCTCAAAAAGCCATTTCACCAGGACAATCGGTAGTTTTTTATGGCAAGGATGGAGAAGTTTTGGGCGGAGGCGTGATAACTTAA
- a CDS encoding alanine--tRNA ligase: MLTAKDLRQKYLDFFKSKGHAIIPSAPLVPENDPTVLFTTAGMHPLVPYLMGERHPLGKRLVDAQKCIRTGDIDDVGDNRHLTFFEMLGNWSLGDYFKKEAIEWSFEFLTDKKWLGLDPKRICVTVFAGDEKLGADRDDESIEIWKKQFEKAGLSNGVCELDQKAKEDSRIFLLGSEDNFWGPAGKTGPCGPCSEMFYDVRPAEGKLVGTHDEMVKSFRLMEIWNDVFMEFNKKEDGSFEKMAQQNVDTGMGLERTITVLSGKDNVFDTDLFEKIFHEIALLMPQKMEPNIPFSEEIRPRQQWYASLSEEKKRSARIIADHIKASVFIIADGVEPSNTERGYVLRRLIRRAIRQAHLLGIKSNFTAKIAKVVQEMYGQFYPEVMQERVLSELKKEEEKFRRTLESGIARFGKLLENKEGNFWIKGDRIAPIYPNDDIVDTIFDLYQTYGFPLELVFEELKNKSINIDEVKLKDKFDDRLKKHQDLSRTASAGMFKGGLSDTKEKTTELHTVAHLMLAGLRKVLGENVHQKGSNINGERIRFDFSHPDKMTDEQKKAVEDFVNEAIESKTEVTLEEMTPEEAKNVGAEGEFGHKYGDRVKVYSIGNYSKEICGGPHIKNTAEIKGKFRIQKEESSSAGVRRIKAVVE; this comes from the coding sequence ATGCTTACAGCCAAAGATTTGCGCCAAAAATATCTGGACTTTTTCAAAAGTAAGGGTCACGCCATTATTCCTTCAGCGCCCTTGGTGCCGGAAAATGATCCAACCGTGCTTTTCACAACTGCTGGTATGCATCCGCTTGTGCCGTATCTGATGGGAGAGAGACATCCGCTGGGTAAAAGATTGGTTGATGCGCAAAAATGTATCCGCACAGGGGACATTGATGATGTGGGTGACAACCGACATCTGACTTTTTTTGAAATGTTGGGTAACTGGTCTTTGGGTGATTATTTTAAAAAAGAGGCGATTGAGTGGAGCTTTGAATTTTTAACTGACAAAAAGTGGCTGGGACTTGATCCAAAAAGGATTTGCGTGACAGTTTTCGCTGGGGATGAAAAATTGGGAGCAGATCGGGACGATGAGTCGATCGAGATTTGGAAAAAGCAATTTGAAAAAGCGGGACTGAGTAATGGTGTTTGCGAATTGGATCAAAAAGCCAAAGAGGACAGTCGTATCTTTCTTTTGGGTAGTGAGGATAATTTCTGGGGACCAGCCGGAAAAACCGGACCATGCGGACCGTGCAGTGAAATGTTCTATGACGTGAGACCGGCTGAGGGAAAACTTGTGGGAACGCATGATGAAATGGTGAAAAGTTTCCGTTTGATGGAAATTTGGAATGACGTGTTTATGGAGTTTAATAAAAAAGAAGATGGGAGTTTCGAGAAAATGGCTCAGCAAAATGTGGATACTGGGATGGGACTAGAAAGAACGATTACCGTTCTTTCGGGTAAGGACAATGTTTTTGATACGGATTTATTTGAAAAAATATTCCACGAGATTGCACTTCTTATGCCACAGAAAATGGAACCTAATATTCCTTTTTCTGAAGAAATCAGGCCACGTCAGCAATGGTACGCGAGCCTTAGTGAAGAAAAAAAACGCTCTGCCAGAATTATCGCTGATCACATCAAGGCAAGCGTATTCATTATTGCCGATGGAGTCGAACCGTCCAATACTGAGCGGGGCTATGTATTGCGTCGCCTCATCCGTCGTGCCATTCGTCAGGCGCATCTTCTGGGCATAAAAAGTAACTTTACCGCTAAAATTGCCAAGGTAGTACAAGAAATGTATGGGCAGTTTTATCCAGAAGTTATGCAAGAGAGAGTCTTGAGTGAGTTAAAAAAAGAGGAAGAGAAATTTAGGAGGACATTGGAAAGTGGTATAGCTAGATTTGGCAAGTTATTAGAAAACAAAGAGGGAAATTTTTGGATAAAAGGAGATCGGATAGCTCCCATATATCCTAATGATGATATCGTGGATACAATTTTTGATTTATATCAAACATATGGCTTTCCCTTAGAATTAGTGTTTGAAGAGTTGAAAAATAAAAGTATAAATATTGATGAAGTTAAGCTAAAGGATAAATTTGATGACAGATTAAAAAAACACCAAGATTTGTCCCGCACTGCTTCAGCTGGAATGTTTAAAGGTGGACTTTCTGATACAAAAGAAAAAACCACCGAACTGCACACTGTTGCTCATTTGATGCTGGCAGGATTACGCAAGGTTTTGGGAGAAAACGTCCATCAAAAAGGCTCAAACATTAATGGCGAGCGCATTCGTTTTGATTTTTCCCATCCAGACAAAATGACTGATGAACAGAAAAAGGCGGTGGAGGATTTTGTCAACGAGGCGATCGAATCAAAAACAGAAGTGACGCTGGAGGAAATGACACCGGAAGAAGCGAAAAATGTTGGAGCAGAAGGTGAATTTGGGCATAAATATGGCGACCGAGTGAAAGTTTATTCCATCGGCAATTATTCCAAGGAAATTTGCGGCGGACCGCACATCAAAAATACCGCCGAAATCAAAGGCAAATTCCGCATCCAAAAAGAAGAAAGCTCTTCGGCGGGTGTGAGGAGGATTAAGGCGGTGGTGGAATGA